The following coding sequences lie in one Salarias fasciatus chromosome 7 unlocalized genomic scaffold, fSalaFa1.1 super_scaffold_4, whole genome shotgun sequence genomic window:
- the rasgrf2a gene encoding ras-specific guanine nucleotide-releasing factor 2 isoform X4 has translation MQKSVRYNEGHALYLSGVARKEGTKRGFLSKKTTENSRWAEKYFALYQNVLFYFENEQSTRPSGIYLLEGCTCERAPAPKVSAVSKEPMEKQQHYFLVVFGHDGQKPLELRTEEESDCNEWVEFIQQASYSDVIIEREILMQKYIHLVQIMETEKIAANQLRTQLEDQDTEIERLKAEIVVLNKTKERMRPYQNNQEEEDPDIKKIKKVQSFMRGWLCRRKWKIIVQDYICSPHAESMRKRNQIVFTMVEAETEYVHQLSILVNCFLRPLRMAASSKKPPISHDDVSSIFLNSETIMFLHEIFHQGLKARIANWPTLVLADLFDILLPMLNIYQEFVRNHQYSLQVLANCKQNRDFDKLLKQYESNAACEGRMLETFLTYPMFQIPRYIITLHELLAHTPHEHVERKSLEFAKSKLEELSKMMHDEVSDTENIRKNLAIERMIVEGCDILLDTSQTFVRQGSLVQLPSSSERGMLSKVRLGSLSLRKEGERQCFLFTKHFLICTRTSGGKLHLLKQGGTLSLIECTLIEELDANDEDYNAAGQGFNHLQFKIVVEPPDGQSFSVVLLAPSRQEKAAWTSDISQCIDNIRCNGLMTSVFEENSKVSVPHMIKSDARLHKDDVDICFSKTLNSCKVPQIRYASVERLLERLTDLRFLSIDFLNTFLHTYRIFTTAAVVIDKLADIYKKPFTSIPVRSLELFFATNQGAWGTDPLNNKSPRLCRKFSSPPPLSIPSRTSSPVHCRKLSLSSPVGMKTGVLDLSATPSSSAANSPTSTHSPSISSPPPGSTRPASSGFSSPPPTATRSPSLPQASGVCSPPPVSTKAPLDLSRGPSSPELGPAGGEDVSGELPRIDAFCGKLRRSIRRAVLESVSLDKFIPESPSISEPGDLSPCRSPSTPRHLRYRQTGAASGENSRCAMSPASAFAIATAAAGHSSSQAFANSEKTCDKEFIIRRAATNRVLNVLRHWVSKHSQDFEMNSVLKMGVINLLEEVLRDPDLLPQERKATTNILSALSQEEQDDAQLRIEDILQMKSCPLLHFIVAESPKAECFESLSAMELAEQITLLDHIVFRSIPYEEFLGQGWMKVDKSERTPYIMKTSQHFNDMSNLVASQILAHTDVGSRASSIEKWLAVADICRCLNNYNGVLEITSALNRSAVYRLKKTWAKVCKQTKALMDRLQKTVSSEGRFKNLRETLKNCNPPCVPYLGMYLTDLAFIEEGTPNFTEEGLVNFSKMRMISHIIREIRQFQQAPYRIEHQPKVTQFLLDKSLVMDEDTLYELSLKIEPRVPPG, from the exons ctactcggacgtcatcATCGAGCGCGAGATCCTCATGCAGAAGTACATCCACCTGGTGCAGATCATGGAGACCGAGAAGATCGCCGCCAATCAGCTGCGCACTcagctggaggaccaggacaCCGAGATCGAGAGGCTCAAAGCCGAG atTGTTGTGTTGAATAAAACCAAGGAGAGGATGCGGCCGTACCAGAacaaccaggaggaggaggacccggaTATCAAGAAGATCAAGAAG GTGCAGAGCTTCATGCGTGGCTGGCTCTGCCGGAGGAAGTGGAAGATCATCGTCCAGGACTACATCTGCTCGCCTCACGCCGAGAGCATGAGGAAGAGGAACCAGATCGTCTTCACCATGGTGGAGGCGGAGACGGAGTACGTCCACCAGCTCTCCATCCTGGTCAACTGCTTCCTGCGGCCGCTGCGCATGGCCGCCAGCTCCAAGAAGCCCCCCATCAGCCACGACGACGTCAGCAGCATCTTCCTCAACAG TGAGACGATCATGTTTCTACATGAGATCTTCCACCAAGGCCTGAAGGCTCGCATCGCCAACTGGCCCACTCTGGTCCTCG CCGACCTGTTCGACATCCTGCTGCCGATGCTGAACATTTACCAGGAGTTTGTCCGGAACCACCAGTACAGCCTGCAGGTTCTGGCCAACTGCAAGCAGAACAGGGACTTCGACAAGCTGCTCAAACAGTACGAGTCCAACGCCGCCTGCGAGGGCCGCATGCTGGAGACGTTCCTCACCTACCCCATGTTCCAG ATCCCACGCTACATCATCACTCTCCACGAGCTGCTGGCGCACACGCCTCACGAGCACGTGGAGCGCAAGAGTTTGGAGTTTGCCAAATCCAAACTGGAGGAACTCTCAAA GATGATGCACGATGAGGTGAGCGACACAGAGAACATCAGGAAGAATCTGGCCATCGAGCGGATGATCGTGGAGGGCTGCGACATCCTGCTGGACACGAGCCAGACCTTCGTCCGCCAAG GCTCCCTCGTCCAGCTGCCGTCCAGCAGTGAGCGGGGCATGCTGAGCAAGGTCCGCCTCGGCTCGCTGTCGCTCAGGAAAGAAGGAGAGCGtcagtgtttcctcttcaccaaaCACTTCCTCATCTGCACACGAACGTCTGGAGGGAAACTCCACCTCCTCAAG CAAGGAGGAACGCTGTCCCTGATCGAGTGCACCCTGATCGAGGAGCTGGACGCCAACGATGAGGACT ACAACGCCGCTGGTCAAGGCTTCAACCACCTTCAGTTTAAGATTGTGGTGGAGCCTCCCGATGGTCAGAGCTTCTCCGTCGTCCTCTTGGCTCCGTCTCGTCAGGAAAAGGCCGCCTGGACCAGCGATATCAGTCAG TGCATCGACAACATCCGCTGCAACGGCCTGATGACCAGCGTGTTTGAGGAGAACTCCAAGGTCTCTGTGCCACACATGATCAA GTCGGACGCCCGGCTGCACAAGGACGACGTGGACATCTGCTTCAGCAAGACGCTCAACTCCTGCAAAGTCCCGCAGATCCGCTACGCCAGCGTGGAGCGCCTCCTGGAGCGCCTGACCGACCTGCGCTTCCTCTCCATAGATTTCCTCAACACCTTCCTCCACACCTACCGGATCTTCACCACGGCCGCCGTGGTCATCGACAAGCTGGCCGACATCTACAAGAAGCCGTTCACCTCCATCCCCGTGAG gtcTTTGGAGCTCTTCTTCGCCACCAACCAGGGCGCCTGGGGCACCGACCCCCTGAACAACAAGTCCCCCCGTCTGTGCCGCAAGTTCTCCTCGCCCCCGCCCCTCTCCATCCCGTCCCGCACCTCCTCCCCGGTCCACTGCCGCAAGCTGTCCCTGAGCTCGCCCGTCGGCATGAAGACGGGCGTCCTGGACCTGTCCGCCaccccgtcctcctccgccgccaactcccccacctccacccacagcccctccatctcctccccgCCTCCGGGCTCCACCAGGCCCGCGTCCTCGGGcttctcctcgccgccgcccaCCGCCACGCGCTCGCCCAGCCTCCCCCAGGCCTCGGGGGTGTGCTCGCCGCCGCCCGTGTCCACGAAGGCGCCGCTTGACCTGAGCCGCGGTCCCAGCTCCCCCGAGCTGGGCCCGGCCGGCGGGGAGGACGTCAGCGGGGAGTTGCCCCGCATCGACGCCTTCTGCGGGAAGCTGAGGCGAAGCATCCGCCGGG CCGTCCTGGAGTCTGTTTCGCTGGACAAGTTCATCCCCGAGTCCCCGTCCATCAGCGAGCCGGGCGACTTGTCTCCCTGCCGCTCGCCCTCCACGCCGCGTCACCTCCGCTACCGTCAGACGGGAG CCGCCTCGGGGGAGAACTCCCGCTGCGCCATGTCGCCGGCCTCGGCGTTCGCCatcgccaccgccgccgccggacaCAGCAGCTCCCAGG CTTTTGCCAACTCTGAGAAAACCTGTGATAAAGAGTTCATCATCCGCAGAGCCGCGACCAACAGGGTTCTCAACGTGCTGCGACACTGGGTCTCCAAACACTCCCAG GACTTTGAGATGAACAGCGTGTTGAAGATGGGGGTGatcaacctgctggaggaggtgctTCGAGACCCGGACCTGCTGCCGCAGGAGAGGAAAGCAACGACCAACATATTAAG TGCACTTTCTCAAGAAGAGCAAGACGACGCTCAGCTGAGGATAGAGGACATTTTACAGATG AAAAGCTGCCCGCTGCTTCACTTCATCGTG GCGGAGAGTCCGAAGGCGGAGTGCTTCGAGTCCCTGTCTGCGATGGAGCTGGCCGAGCAGATCACGCTGCTGGACCACATCGTGTTCCGGAGCATCCCCTACGA GGAGTTCCTGGGTCAGGGCTGGATGAAGGTGGACAAAAGCGAGAGGACGCCGTACATCATGAAGACCAGCCAGCACTTCAACGAC ATGAGTAACCTGGTGGCGTCCCAGATCCTGGCCCACACCGACGTGGGCTCCCGGGCCAGCTCCATCGAGAAGTGGCTGGCGGTGGCCGACATCTGCCGCTGCCTCAACAACTACAACGGCGTGCTGGAGATCACCTCGGCGCTGAACCGCAGCGCCGTCTACCGGCTGAAGAAGACCTGGGCCAAGGTCTGCAAGCAG acGAAGGCGCTGATGGACcgcctgcagaagacggtgtcTTCAGAGGGGAGATTCAAGAACCTCAGAGAGACGTTAAAAAA ctgtaaCCCTCCGTGTGTTCCCTACCTGGGCATGTACCTCACTGACCTGGCCTTCATCGAGGAGGGAACCCCAAACTTCACCGAGGAGGGGCTGGTCAACTTCTCCAAGATGAGgatg ATTTCTCACATCATCCGGGAGATTCGTCAGTTTCAGCAGGCGCCGTACAGAATAGAACACCAGCCAAAG GTGACTCAGTTCCTGCTGGATAAATCCCTGGTGATGGATGAAGACACGCTCTACGAGCTCTCTCTGAAGATCGAGCCCCGGGTTCCCCCCGGCTGA
- the rasgrf2a gene encoding ras-specific guanine nucleotide-releasing factor 2 isoform X2, with translation MQKSVRYNEGHALYLSGVARKEGTKRGFLSKKTTENSRWAEKYFALYQNVLFYFENEQSTRPSGIYLLEGCTCERAPAPKVSAVSKEPMEKQQHYFLVVFGHDGQKPLELRTEEESDCNEWVEFIQQASYSDVIIEREILMQKYIHLVQIMETEKIAANQLRTQLEDQDTEIERLKAEIVVLNKTKERMRPYQNNQEEEDPDIKKIKKVQSFMRGWLCRRKWKIIVQDYICSPHAESMRKRNQIVFTMVEAETEYVHQLSILVNCFLRPLRMAASSKKPPISHDDVSSIFLNSETIMFLHEIFHQGLKARIANWPTLVLADLFDILLPMLNIYQEFVRNHQYSLQVLANCKQNRDFDKLLKQYESNAACEGRMLETFLTYPMFQIPRYIITLHELLAHTPHEHVERKSLEFAKSKLEELSKMMHDEVSDTENIRKNLAIERMIVEGCDILLDTSQTFVRQGSLVQLPSSSERGMLSKVRLGSLSLRKEGERQCFLFTKHFLICTRTSGGKLHLLKQGGTLSLIECTLIEELDANDEDYNAAGQGFNHLQFKIVVEPPDGQSFSVVLLAPSRQEKAAWTSDISQCIDNIRCNGLMTSVFEENSKVSVPHMIKSDARLHKDDVDICFSKTLNSCKVPQIRYASVERLLERLTDLRFLSIDFLNTFLHTYRIFTTAAVVIDKLADIYKKPFTSIPVRIEQHSCDRLSIMSLCPDYSLKITQLALDQSKSLELFFATNQGAWGTDPLNNKSPRLCRKFSSPPPLSIPSRTSSPVHCRKLSLSSPVGMKTGVLDLSATPSSSAANSPTSTHSPSISSPPPGSTRPASSGFSSPPPTATRSPSLPQASGVCSPPPVSTKAPLDLSRGPSSPELGPAGGEDVSGELPRIDAFCGKLRRSIRRAVLESVSLDKFIPESPSISEPGDLSPCRSPSTPRHLRYRQTGAASGENSRCAMSPASAFAIATAAAGHSSSQAFANSEKTCDKEFIIRRAATNRVLNVLRHWVSKHSQDFEMNSVLKMGVINLLEEVLRDPDLLPQERKATTNILSALSQEEQDDAQLRIEDILQMAESPKAECFESLSAMELAEQITLLDHIVFRSIPYEEFLGQGWMKVDKSERTPYIMKTSQHFNDMSNLVASQILAHTDVGSRASSIEKWLAVADICRCLNNYNGVLEITSALNRSAVYRLKKTWAKVCKQTKALMDRLQKTVSSEGRFKNLRETLKNCNPPCVPYLGMYLTDLAFIEEGTPNFTEEGLVNFSKMRMISHIIREIRQFQQAPYRIEHQPKVTQFLLDKSLVMDEDTLYELSLKIEPRVPPG, from the exons ctactcggacgtcatcATCGAGCGCGAGATCCTCATGCAGAAGTACATCCACCTGGTGCAGATCATGGAGACCGAGAAGATCGCCGCCAATCAGCTGCGCACTcagctggaggaccaggacaCCGAGATCGAGAGGCTCAAAGCCGAG atTGTTGTGTTGAATAAAACCAAGGAGAGGATGCGGCCGTACCAGAacaaccaggaggaggaggacccggaTATCAAGAAGATCAAGAAG GTGCAGAGCTTCATGCGTGGCTGGCTCTGCCGGAGGAAGTGGAAGATCATCGTCCAGGACTACATCTGCTCGCCTCACGCCGAGAGCATGAGGAAGAGGAACCAGATCGTCTTCACCATGGTGGAGGCGGAGACGGAGTACGTCCACCAGCTCTCCATCCTGGTCAACTGCTTCCTGCGGCCGCTGCGCATGGCCGCCAGCTCCAAGAAGCCCCCCATCAGCCACGACGACGTCAGCAGCATCTTCCTCAACAG TGAGACGATCATGTTTCTACATGAGATCTTCCACCAAGGCCTGAAGGCTCGCATCGCCAACTGGCCCACTCTGGTCCTCG CCGACCTGTTCGACATCCTGCTGCCGATGCTGAACATTTACCAGGAGTTTGTCCGGAACCACCAGTACAGCCTGCAGGTTCTGGCCAACTGCAAGCAGAACAGGGACTTCGACAAGCTGCTCAAACAGTACGAGTCCAACGCCGCCTGCGAGGGCCGCATGCTGGAGACGTTCCTCACCTACCCCATGTTCCAG ATCCCACGCTACATCATCACTCTCCACGAGCTGCTGGCGCACACGCCTCACGAGCACGTGGAGCGCAAGAGTTTGGAGTTTGCCAAATCCAAACTGGAGGAACTCTCAAA GATGATGCACGATGAGGTGAGCGACACAGAGAACATCAGGAAGAATCTGGCCATCGAGCGGATGATCGTGGAGGGCTGCGACATCCTGCTGGACACGAGCCAGACCTTCGTCCGCCAAG GCTCCCTCGTCCAGCTGCCGTCCAGCAGTGAGCGGGGCATGCTGAGCAAGGTCCGCCTCGGCTCGCTGTCGCTCAGGAAAGAAGGAGAGCGtcagtgtttcctcttcaccaaaCACTTCCTCATCTGCACACGAACGTCTGGAGGGAAACTCCACCTCCTCAAG CAAGGAGGAACGCTGTCCCTGATCGAGTGCACCCTGATCGAGGAGCTGGACGCCAACGATGAGGACT ACAACGCCGCTGGTCAAGGCTTCAACCACCTTCAGTTTAAGATTGTGGTGGAGCCTCCCGATGGTCAGAGCTTCTCCGTCGTCCTCTTGGCTCCGTCTCGTCAGGAAAAGGCCGCCTGGACCAGCGATATCAGTCAG TGCATCGACAACATCCGCTGCAACGGCCTGATGACCAGCGTGTTTGAGGAGAACTCCAAGGTCTCTGTGCCACACATGATCAA GTCGGACGCCCGGCTGCACAAGGACGACGTGGACATCTGCTTCAGCAAGACGCTCAACTCCTGCAAAGTCCCGCAGATCCGCTACGCCAGCGTGGAGCGCCTCCTGGAGCGCCTGACCGACCTGCGCTTCCTCTCCATAGATTTCCTCAACACCTTCCTCCACACCTACCGGATCTTCACCACGGCCGCCGTGGTCATCGACAAGCTGGCCGACATCTACAAGAAGCCGTTCACCTCCATCCCCGTGAG GATCGAGCAGCATTCATGCGACCGTCTGTCCATCATGTCCCTCTGTCCCGACTACAGTCTGAAGATCACCCAGCTGGCGCTGGACCAGTCCAA gtcTTTGGAGCTCTTCTTCGCCACCAACCAGGGCGCCTGGGGCACCGACCCCCTGAACAACAAGTCCCCCCGTCTGTGCCGCAAGTTCTCCTCGCCCCCGCCCCTCTCCATCCCGTCCCGCACCTCCTCCCCGGTCCACTGCCGCAAGCTGTCCCTGAGCTCGCCCGTCGGCATGAAGACGGGCGTCCTGGACCTGTCCGCCaccccgtcctcctccgccgccaactcccccacctccacccacagcccctccatctcctccccgCCTCCGGGCTCCACCAGGCCCGCGTCCTCGGGcttctcctcgccgccgcccaCCGCCACGCGCTCGCCCAGCCTCCCCCAGGCCTCGGGGGTGTGCTCGCCGCCGCCCGTGTCCACGAAGGCGCCGCTTGACCTGAGCCGCGGTCCCAGCTCCCCCGAGCTGGGCCCGGCCGGCGGGGAGGACGTCAGCGGGGAGTTGCCCCGCATCGACGCCTTCTGCGGGAAGCTGAGGCGAAGCATCCGCCGGG CCGTCCTGGAGTCTGTTTCGCTGGACAAGTTCATCCCCGAGTCCCCGTCCATCAGCGAGCCGGGCGACTTGTCTCCCTGCCGCTCGCCCTCCACGCCGCGTCACCTCCGCTACCGTCAGACGGGAG CCGCCTCGGGGGAGAACTCCCGCTGCGCCATGTCGCCGGCCTCGGCGTTCGCCatcgccaccgccgccgccggacaCAGCAGCTCCCAGG CTTTTGCCAACTCTGAGAAAACCTGTGATAAAGAGTTCATCATCCGCAGAGCCGCGACCAACAGGGTTCTCAACGTGCTGCGACACTGGGTCTCCAAACACTCCCAG GACTTTGAGATGAACAGCGTGTTGAAGATGGGGGTGatcaacctgctggaggaggtgctTCGAGACCCGGACCTGCTGCCGCAGGAGAGGAAAGCAACGACCAACATATTAAG TGCACTTTCTCAAGAAGAGCAAGACGACGCTCAGCTGAGGATAGAGGACATTTTACAGATG GCGGAGAGTCCGAAGGCGGAGTGCTTCGAGTCCCTGTCTGCGATGGAGCTGGCCGAGCAGATCACGCTGCTGGACCACATCGTGTTCCGGAGCATCCCCTACGA GGAGTTCCTGGGTCAGGGCTGGATGAAGGTGGACAAAAGCGAGAGGACGCCGTACATCATGAAGACCAGCCAGCACTTCAACGAC ATGAGTAACCTGGTGGCGTCCCAGATCCTGGCCCACACCGACGTGGGCTCCCGGGCCAGCTCCATCGAGAAGTGGCTGGCGGTGGCCGACATCTGCCGCTGCCTCAACAACTACAACGGCGTGCTGGAGATCACCTCGGCGCTGAACCGCAGCGCCGTCTACCGGCTGAAGAAGACCTGGGCCAAGGTCTGCAAGCAG acGAAGGCGCTGATGGACcgcctgcagaagacggtgtcTTCAGAGGGGAGATTCAAGAACCTCAGAGAGACGTTAAAAAA ctgtaaCCCTCCGTGTGTTCCCTACCTGGGCATGTACCTCACTGACCTGGCCTTCATCGAGGAGGGAACCCCAAACTTCACCGAGGAGGGGCTGGTCAACTTCTCCAAGATGAGgatg ATTTCTCACATCATCCGGGAGATTCGTCAGTTTCAGCAGGCGCCGTACAGAATAGAACACCAGCCAAAG GTGACTCAGTTCCTGCTGGATAAATCCCTGGTGATGGATGAAGACACGCTCTACGAGCTCTCTCTGAAGATCGAGCCCCGGGTTCCCCCCGGCTGA
- the rasgrf2a gene encoding ras-specific guanine nucleotide-releasing factor 2 isoform X5: MQKSVRYNEGHALYLSGVARKEGTKRGFLSKKTTENSRWAEKYFALYQNVLFYFENEQSTRPSGIYLLEGCTCERAPAPKVSAVSKEPMEKQQHYFLVVFGHDGQKPLELRTEEESDCNEWVEFIQQASYSDVIIEREILMQKYIHLVQIMETEKIAANQLRTQLEDQDTEIERLKAEIVVLNKTKERMRPYQNNQEEEDPDIKKIKKVQSFMRGWLCRRKWKIIVQDYICSPHAESMRKRNQIVFTMVEAETEYVHQLSILVNCFLRPLRMAASSKKPPISHDDVSSIFLNSETIMFLHEIFHQGLKARIANWPTLVLADLFDILLPMLNIYQEFVRNHQYSLQVLANCKQNRDFDKLLKQYESNAACEGRMLETFLTYPMFQIPRYIITLHELLAHTPHEHVERKSLEFAKSKLEELSKMMHDEVSDTENIRKNLAIERMIVEGCDILLDTSQTFVRQGSLVQLPSSSERGMLSKVRLGSLSLRKEGERQCFLFTKHFLICTRTSGGKLHLLKQGGTLSLIECTLIEELDANDEDYNAAGQGFNHLQFKIVVEPPDGQSFSVVLLAPSRQEKAAWTSDISQCIDNIRCNGLMTSVFEENSKVSVPHMIKSDARLHKDDVDICFSKTLNSCKVPQIRYASVERLLERLTDLRFLSIDFLNTFLHTYRIFTTAAVVIDKLADIYKKPFTSIPVRSLELFFATNQGAWGTDPLNNKSPRLCRKFSSPPPLSIPSRTSSPVHCRKLSLSSPVGMKTGVLDLSATPSSSAANSPTSTHSPSISSPPPGSTRPASSGFSSPPPTATRSPSLPQASGVCSPPPVSTKAPLDLSRGPSSPELGPAGGEDVSGELPRIDAFCGKLRRSIRRAVLESVSLDKFIPESPSISEPGDLSPCRSPSTPRHLRYRQTGAASGENSRCAMSPASAFAIATAAAGHSSSQAFANSEKTCDKEFIIRRAATNRVLNVLRHWVSKHSQDFEMNSVLKMGVINLLEEVLRDPDLLPQERKATTNILSALSQEEQDDAQLRIEDILQMAESPKAECFESLSAMELAEQITLLDHIVFRSIPYEEFLGQGWMKVDKSERTPYIMKTSQHFNDMSNLVASQILAHTDVGSRASSIEKWLAVADICRCLNNYNGVLEITSALNRSAVYRLKKTWAKVCKQTKALMDRLQKTVSSEGRFKNLRETLKNCNPPCVPYLGMYLTDLAFIEEGTPNFTEEGLVNFSKMRMISHIIREIRQFQQAPYRIEHQPKVTQFLLDKSLVMDEDTLYELSLKIEPRVPPG; the protein is encoded by the exons ctactcggacgtcatcATCGAGCGCGAGATCCTCATGCAGAAGTACATCCACCTGGTGCAGATCATGGAGACCGAGAAGATCGCCGCCAATCAGCTGCGCACTcagctggaggaccaggacaCCGAGATCGAGAGGCTCAAAGCCGAG atTGTTGTGTTGAATAAAACCAAGGAGAGGATGCGGCCGTACCAGAacaaccaggaggaggaggacccggaTATCAAGAAGATCAAGAAG GTGCAGAGCTTCATGCGTGGCTGGCTCTGCCGGAGGAAGTGGAAGATCATCGTCCAGGACTACATCTGCTCGCCTCACGCCGAGAGCATGAGGAAGAGGAACCAGATCGTCTTCACCATGGTGGAGGCGGAGACGGAGTACGTCCACCAGCTCTCCATCCTGGTCAACTGCTTCCTGCGGCCGCTGCGCATGGCCGCCAGCTCCAAGAAGCCCCCCATCAGCCACGACGACGTCAGCAGCATCTTCCTCAACAG TGAGACGATCATGTTTCTACATGAGATCTTCCACCAAGGCCTGAAGGCTCGCATCGCCAACTGGCCCACTCTGGTCCTCG CCGACCTGTTCGACATCCTGCTGCCGATGCTGAACATTTACCAGGAGTTTGTCCGGAACCACCAGTACAGCCTGCAGGTTCTGGCCAACTGCAAGCAGAACAGGGACTTCGACAAGCTGCTCAAACAGTACGAGTCCAACGCCGCCTGCGAGGGCCGCATGCTGGAGACGTTCCTCACCTACCCCATGTTCCAG ATCCCACGCTACATCATCACTCTCCACGAGCTGCTGGCGCACACGCCTCACGAGCACGTGGAGCGCAAGAGTTTGGAGTTTGCCAAATCCAAACTGGAGGAACTCTCAAA GATGATGCACGATGAGGTGAGCGACACAGAGAACATCAGGAAGAATCTGGCCATCGAGCGGATGATCGTGGAGGGCTGCGACATCCTGCTGGACACGAGCCAGACCTTCGTCCGCCAAG GCTCCCTCGTCCAGCTGCCGTCCAGCAGTGAGCGGGGCATGCTGAGCAAGGTCCGCCTCGGCTCGCTGTCGCTCAGGAAAGAAGGAGAGCGtcagtgtttcctcttcaccaaaCACTTCCTCATCTGCACACGAACGTCTGGAGGGAAACTCCACCTCCTCAAG CAAGGAGGAACGCTGTCCCTGATCGAGTGCACCCTGATCGAGGAGCTGGACGCCAACGATGAGGACT ACAACGCCGCTGGTCAAGGCTTCAACCACCTTCAGTTTAAGATTGTGGTGGAGCCTCCCGATGGTCAGAGCTTCTCCGTCGTCCTCTTGGCTCCGTCTCGTCAGGAAAAGGCCGCCTGGACCAGCGATATCAGTCAG TGCATCGACAACATCCGCTGCAACGGCCTGATGACCAGCGTGTTTGAGGAGAACTCCAAGGTCTCTGTGCCACACATGATCAA GTCGGACGCCCGGCTGCACAAGGACGACGTGGACATCTGCTTCAGCAAGACGCTCAACTCCTGCAAAGTCCCGCAGATCCGCTACGCCAGCGTGGAGCGCCTCCTGGAGCGCCTGACCGACCTGCGCTTCCTCTCCATAGATTTCCTCAACACCTTCCTCCACACCTACCGGATCTTCACCACGGCCGCCGTGGTCATCGACAAGCTGGCCGACATCTACAAGAAGCCGTTCACCTCCATCCCCGTGAG gtcTTTGGAGCTCTTCTTCGCCACCAACCAGGGCGCCTGGGGCACCGACCCCCTGAACAACAAGTCCCCCCGTCTGTGCCGCAAGTTCTCCTCGCCCCCGCCCCTCTCCATCCCGTCCCGCACCTCCTCCCCGGTCCACTGCCGCAAGCTGTCCCTGAGCTCGCCCGTCGGCATGAAGACGGGCGTCCTGGACCTGTCCGCCaccccgtcctcctccgccgccaactcccccacctccacccacagcccctccatctcctccccgCCTCCGGGCTCCACCAGGCCCGCGTCCTCGGGcttctcctcgccgccgcccaCCGCCACGCGCTCGCCCAGCCTCCCCCAGGCCTCGGGGGTGTGCTCGCCGCCGCCCGTGTCCACGAAGGCGCCGCTTGACCTGAGCCGCGGTCCCAGCTCCCCCGAGCTGGGCCCGGCCGGCGGGGAGGACGTCAGCGGGGAGTTGCCCCGCATCGACGCCTTCTGCGGGAAGCTGAGGCGAAGCATCCGCCGGG CCGTCCTGGAGTCTGTTTCGCTGGACAAGTTCATCCCCGAGTCCCCGTCCATCAGCGAGCCGGGCGACTTGTCTCCCTGCCGCTCGCCCTCCACGCCGCGTCACCTCCGCTACCGTCAGACGGGAG CCGCCTCGGGGGAGAACTCCCGCTGCGCCATGTCGCCGGCCTCGGCGTTCGCCatcgccaccgccgccgccggacaCAGCAGCTCCCAGG CTTTTGCCAACTCTGAGAAAACCTGTGATAAAGAGTTCATCATCCGCAGAGCCGCGACCAACAGGGTTCTCAACGTGCTGCGACACTGGGTCTCCAAACACTCCCAG GACTTTGAGATGAACAGCGTGTTGAAGATGGGGGTGatcaacctgctggaggaggtgctTCGAGACCCGGACCTGCTGCCGCAGGAGAGGAAAGCAACGACCAACATATTAAG TGCACTTTCTCAAGAAGAGCAAGACGACGCTCAGCTGAGGATAGAGGACATTTTACAGATG GCGGAGAGTCCGAAGGCGGAGTGCTTCGAGTCCCTGTCTGCGATGGAGCTGGCCGAGCAGATCACGCTGCTGGACCACATCGTGTTCCGGAGCATCCCCTACGA GGAGTTCCTGGGTCAGGGCTGGATGAAGGTGGACAAAAGCGAGAGGACGCCGTACATCATGAAGACCAGCCAGCACTTCAACGAC ATGAGTAACCTGGTGGCGTCCCAGATCCTGGCCCACACCGACGTGGGCTCCCGGGCCAGCTCCATCGAGAAGTGGCTGGCGGTGGCCGACATCTGCCGCTGCCTCAACAACTACAACGGCGTGCTGGAGATCACCTCGGCGCTGAACCGCAGCGCCGTCTACCGGCTGAAGAAGACCTGGGCCAAGGTCTGCAAGCAG acGAAGGCGCTGATGGACcgcctgcagaagacggtgtcTTCAGAGGGGAGATTCAAGAACCTCAGAGAGACGTTAAAAAA ctgtaaCCCTCCGTGTGTTCCCTACCTGGGCATGTACCTCACTGACCTGGCCTTCATCGAGGAGGGAACCCCAAACTTCACCGAGGAGGGGCTGGTCAACTTCTCCAAGATGAGgatg ATTTCTCACATCATCCGGGAGATTCGTCAGTTTCAGCAGGCGCCGTACAGAATAGAACACCAGCCAAAG GTGACTCAGTTCCTGCTGGATAAATCCCTGGTGATGGATGAAGACACGCTCTACGAGCTCTCTCTGAAGATCGAGCCCCGGGTTCCCCCCGGCTGA